The stretch of DNA TAAAGCTACTTGTCTTTTCTTCTTTCATATGTTTTTTTCACATCAGTTCGTTCATCTCATTTGACTCTACGTTGCCATACCAACTTTATCATGAGAATCCTGGAATCTAAACATCCTATCATTCAGCAATGCACGTTAATCCATGCTATAATGTGAATATAAGTTGCAATATCAAGATATTGACTTGATGGTCAGGCCTTTTTCTATGTTGTTTATATCAGTTCTCAACGAGATATATGATAGACCTCAAGTCTGAGAGGCCTAAAAGATTATTCTTTGAGGTGAGGAAGATTGTGAAATTTGTCGGTCATTTCTTGATATCTTTTGGAGCCGGTGTGAGATCGTGACACACTCCCATTTCCTTCACTCTTTGTTGTGCTCTATttagtttaattttattctCCTCAATTACCTGAAATATCCAGTCATAATTCGTCCCCAATTACCTGAAATATCCAGTCATAATCTTATTTTTGACAGTGATCATCGAGTTATTTTCTGCAGTATATCTTTGATTATATCTCATGCAATCTCTACCGGCATTCCTCGAACCTTGAATgcagcaaatatttttaaattcttcAACCATAATctgaatattttctttttgatcATCTTTGGTGTAACTCCTTTTCCACCTTAAAATTTTCCAATTTGTCACGATTTATCCTTTGAATACGTTGCATTTTTTCTGTCGTTTTACCTTAATCCTTGTAAAATTTATACTATTGTTTCAGGTTCACTTTGTGCTGTTCTCGGATGAAATATACGATGTCTGGTTGAACAAAGCCAATGAATTGCTCcagaattaaattaaatctaatTTCTTCAGAACTGCAACTGAGAGATTAGAAGCAGTATCGAGTTTGAAGACGATAGAATATACGTGagtgtttgaaaattttgaaagatcGAGGTCATCTGAATTCTCTGATTtataaagaatttaatatttaaaaacgaCTCATTTCGATATTTGCTCAAACTATAtagaaaagaaaatataaacGAGCTCGAAATAAGTCTTTGTCGATAAACTTATCACTATCATGATAATTGGGTTTTCATTGTTGTGTTTTCTTCTCCGTGCAAGTAAATTTAACATATAACTTGTATGCTACGACTTCTGAGTACTGCTCCCGTACGCTTTGGTACTCTAAGCGGATGAGGAAGTATTGGAATCTTACTTTGATTCGACCCCTGTTGGCAAGCTTTAGCAgggatttttatttttgttgggTTGTTGAATTTGGGCATTGGATACCTTTGTTGTGGTATGTTGGATGTGTGGATCGAATGTTGTGTTTGGAGGGAAACGAATGTCGCTTGCAGGGATTATCGCTGGGGATAATTGCACTTGGAGTTCTTGTTTCTAGGTCTGATAGAACTATATCGAATTGTAGTGCATTCCCTCTTGGTTTGATCAAcgttaatcaattataaaataaGGGATAATGGCAGCTCCATCTTTCAATTATCATCGATGGGTGGTGGAAACAGATGCAAAAACTATGGTATTCGGCGTTCGGTAGCCATATTTGTCCTCGTGAGGCCCATCTTTTTGGCTTCTAAAGGTTCAACCTCACGGGTCGATATGGAATTTGGGGTTATGATTCCAATATATTTACTAAAATGATacattatattaaattaaatccaaAAAAACAGGAGTATTTTGTTATCTAATCttattcaattatttatttattaaaaataattttctgtaatgtatttcaaaaaaaaaaaaattatttttttaaaaaaattatttatcttgAACACGTACACCACAATGCAGTGCTGTACTTCTGGAAAGTCCAATCAGCTAAACCGCCTCCTCTTCGGTCCCAATTCGGCTGTTggaaaaatatagaaaaatccGATCAGCCTATAAATGTGCTCCCCTCTCTGCAACTCAAAAGGAATCATTTCATCCAATTTACGGTTCGCAACTTCTTTCAAACACCTGGTCAGCAATGGCGCTTCGATCCCTCACCAGATGTACCCCAAGGAACGCATCTTTTGGGTTTCGCAGTCTGCAGACGTTTTCGCTTCCCGATCTGTCCTACGATTATGATGCGCTGGAGCCCGCCATCAGCGGCGAGATCATGCAGCTCCATCACCAGAAGCACCACCAGACATATATAACGAATTACAATAAAGCCCTCGAGCAGCTCGATGCTGCCGTTTCGAAGGGAGACGCCTCGACCGTAGTTAAGTTGCAGAGTGCCATTAAGTTCAATGGCGGAGGTACTGATTTTATGttgaaattcatttttttttcaaacttgGTGTGTTATCGTTGTGGTGGGGTGGCGCGTGAACCACGGGCATTTTTTATGACTATGGTCTTGTTTCGTGGAATTGAATTGGAGGTCTGGATAATTTAGATGAAACTAGTTATAATCCATTTTCTGCGTAACATAAATGTGAGGTCTTGATACATTTTCCTGCTAAATCTACATATGAATTTCCTTCTTTTTGCTCTGTTATTTATTTGATAGGTCACGTTAATCACTCAGTCTTCTGGAAGAACCTTGCACCTGTTCGAGTAAGTCTGCGCTTTGAGTTGGTTTTTAATTTACTATTGTGCAGTATTTCGAAATTGGGTGggttaaaaaaattatctaaaCGCCGAAATCTCTTTGCAGGAAGGTGGTGGTGAACCTCCTAAGGGTTCTTTAGGTTCCGCTATTGACAGTAACTTTGGCTCGTTGGAAGCTCTAATTCAAAAGGTGAACGCAGAAGGTGCTGCATTGCAGGGTTCTGGATGGGTGGTGagtgtttttttatattttatatgaccATGTTGGTCTCTGGGATATATGTTTTTCTCCTCTGTAAATTAATCTCTCGTTAGCTttcttttacttgattttacttcATTGATATATTTGCAGTGGCTTGCTGCGGACAAAGAATTGAAGCGTCTCGTGATTGAAACAACTTCAAATCAGGTGGGAGTCGGTCATTTGCATTGTCTTCACATTTAGTTTTTCATGTGGGACGTATAAAATAGTGTGtgattattttttcaaaataatgtaCTCCTTTTACGTTGATCATATCCAAGTTTTGTATACAATAAAGCAATCATGttatattatgtatttgatgatATGTTAGCAATCCAAATCTTTAGAAGGTAATTTATTTTCTATTAGAACTTTCTAAAAAATTTCTTCCTATTAGATTATAGCTGACTTCCGGTACAAAGGATGACAATGATTCGAGATGTTGAATGTGCTGTAATCAGCTTAGTTGTGTATGGATCACTCATATTTTGTTTGATCCCTTCTATATTGGGACTTGATATCCAAGCACTTCtgaagattttgaaaattttgagttcCATCATCAGGACTTTTATGTCATCCAATTTCTGTTGCAGGACCCACTGGTTACTAAAGGACCAAGTTTGGTTCCCCTGCTTGGGATTGATGTATGGGAGCATGCATACTATTTGCAGGTATTACTTCTCCCGACATTTACATGCTTCTTTAATAGCTTTACTACATCAACCTGACTTGTGAGATAGACATGATACATTTATTCCTAATTTTTTTACAAAGACAACAAGTGCTTTATTATTGCCGCTTCATGGAGAAAATGGAAGCTAATGAGTCTTCAATATTCATGCTGTGAATGAGCTCTAATTCTGTTACCGTTTGTTGTACTAGTTCCTTGCTTCTCTGAGCTCATCGTATAGCAAGTTCTAACACGACTGGTGTTTTCTTGTTTCATGTGTGTGCAGTACAAAAACGTGAGACCAGACTACCTAAAGAACATATGGAAAGTCATCAACTGGAAATATGCTAGTGAAGTTTACGATGAAGAGTCCCCATGATCCTGATTAGGAAATTGTTTGGATTGCTACAGTTTTTAAGATATGTATCAGTAAAGAGAGGAAATAAAATTTGCGTCGGTCACACGCAACCAAATCTTTTTTGTTTGCTTGGAAATGCTCCAGTTTATGACTGTCTTTCTTTATTTATGGCTATGAAAATACTCTTCCACGAGAGATTTGTTTGTG from Primulina tabacum isolate GXHZ01 chromosome 3, ASM2559414v2, whole genome shotgun sequence encodes:
- the LOC142540379 gene encoding superoxide dismutase [Mn], mitochondrial-like; amino-acid sequence: MALRSLTRCTPRNASFGFRSLQTFSLPDLSYDYDALEPAISGEIMQLHHQKHHQTYITNYNKALEQLDAAVSKGDASTVVKLQSAIKFNGGGHVNHSVFWKNLAPVREGGGEPPKGSLGSAIDSNFGSLEALIQKVNAEGAALQGSGWVWLAADKELKRLVIETTSNQDPLVTKGPSLVPLLGIDVWEHAYYLQYKNVRPDYLKNIWKVINWKYASEVYDEESP